Genomic DNA from Paenibacillus sp. KS-LC4:
TTGCCAAGACCCATCTTCTGCAAATTCGGCAGCGAGAAGCCCGGTACACTCTCGGCGATATGTCCTAACGTATGAGAGCCTCCATCCCCGAAGCTTCCTGCATCCGGCAGTTCTCCTACCCCAACGCTATCCAGCACAATTAAACAAATGCGTTTGAATTTCATGAGAGCCTCCTGCGGTTAGATTAAAGTTCCTCAATGATTCCGAGCACAAGCTTCAGGAATTTCGGCTTGACTTGCTCAGCGGCTTCCATCACTTCCTCGTGAGAGAGCGCTTGCTCTAATATTCCTGCTGCTTTATTTGTAATACATGAAATGCCGAGCACTTCCATGCCCGCATGTCTGGCAACGATGACTTCCGGAATCGTGGACATCCCTACGGCATCCGCCCCTAGGATACGCGCCATTCGTACCTCCGCGGGAGTTTCATATGTCGGTCCCAGATTCCCCATGTAAATGCCTTCTCTAAAGGTAAAATGCTGCCTGTCCGCTACACGGTAAGCTACTTGAATGAGGCGTTTGCTATATGCTTCACTCATATCCGGGAATCGGACGCCCAATTCCTTATCGTTCGGTCCGATAAGCGGGTTTTTCCCCATATTGTTAATGTGGTCGGAAATGAGCATCAGATCTCCAACCTCAAAGGCTGTATTGACCCCTCCCGCAGCATTGGTCACGATTAATTGATTCACGCCAATTGCTTTCAAAACGCGGACTGGAAACGTTACCGCTTGCGCTTCATATCCTTCATATAAATGAAAGCGCCCTTTCATCATGACGACTCGTTTGCCGTTAATCAGTCCCGAGACCAGCTCCCCTGCATGACCTTCTACAGTGGACACCGGGAAGTGCGGAATCGTTTCATAAGGAATGACTGTTGCATCCTCAATTAAATCCGCTAATATCCCCAGACCAGAGCCAAGAATCAAACCGATTTCTGGATAACAGCCAATCTCCTTCTGAATAAATAATGCCGCTTCTTGAATTTGTTGCTTGATATCTTTCATCTCACAGCACCCTCTTAATGTTTGAATTGTAAGGCTTAAAGCTAAGGTTTATACAGTCATCATAAACCATATCCTTAACTTTGTAAACGCTATTAAAATCAAAATGATAAAAATTAAAGGGAATATCGCTCTATTATTAAATTTAAAACAGATGAAAAGGGTGTTTAATAAGATCATATTGTTTTTTTGAGCTTATTATTTCTCATTTTTGATTTTATATTGTGTTTCGGATAGGCTTCGTATTCTGAACTTTTTAATCGACTGATTTCGGTCTGGGAGCGATACTAACAATAGTGTAGAATAGATTTGTAAAAAAGAATCGATTAATGGAGGACTTTCATGTTACAGGAATTTATAGGTTTAATGTCTCCTAAGACGAAAAGTTTAAAAGTTCTTTATTCTTT
This window encodes:
- a CDS encoding purine-nucleoside phosphorylase: MKDIKQQIQEAALFIQKEIGCYPEIGLILGSGLGILADLIEDATVIPYETIPHFPVSTVEGHAGELVSGLINGKRVVMMKGRFHLYEGYEAQAVTFPVRVLKAIGVNQLIVTNAAGGVNTAFEVGDLMLISDHINNMGKNPLIGPNDKELGVRFPDMSEAYSKRLIQVAYRVADRQHFTFREGIYMGNLGPTYETPAEVRMARILGADAVGMSTIPEVIVARHAGMEVLGISCITNKAAGILEQALSHEEVMEAAEQVKPKFLKLVLGIIEEL